Proteins encoded together in one Branchiostoma lanceolatum isolate klBraLanc5 chromosome 11, klBraLanc5.hap2, whole genome shotgun sequence window:
- the LOC136444325 gene encoding uncharacterized protein, whose translation MSSPSMDDSGSYYFSAYSEIESDADEWEVAQLQQELREARTTIAQKDAAIEVAHITWMNLANCEFRANRSTIDMIFSLRQLQEKCREQNMPLYIAFIDLTKAFDISLIEPFHTNTKGTVLYSGNLSEPFNIRGGVKQGCVLAPTLFGIFFALLLKQAFGTATEGIYLRTRCDGRLFNLNRLKAKTKTEVLGQDVEAHPAITIGDYELKAVNHFTYVVSTASSNLSLGKETDKMIGKSATTLARLTTRVWENPKLSVKTKMAVDNACVLSTLLFGSETW comes from the exons ATGTCTTCTCCATCAATGGACGACAGTGGTTCCTACTACTTCAGTGCATATTCTGAGATCGAGTCTGATGCCGACGAATGGGAGGTTGCCCAGTTGCAACAGGAGCTGCGAGAGGCCAGGACCACCATTGCTCAGAAGGATGCAGCAATCGAAGTGGCACATATTACTTGGATGAACTTAGCTAAT TGTGAATTTCGCGCCAACAGATCGACGATCGACATGATCTTCTCCCTCCGTCAGCTGCAAGAGAAGTGCAGGGAACAGAACATGCCCCTGTACATAGCATTCATCGACCTCACCAAGGCGTTCGACATC AGCCTCATCGAACCCTTCCACACTAACACAAAGGGGACAGTACTGTACAGTGGCAACCTATCTGAGCCGTTTAACATACGCGGCGGTGTGAAACAAGGCTGTGTTCTGGCCCCCACGCTGTTCGGGATCTTCTTCGCCCTGCTCCTGAAGCAAGCCTTTGGAACAGCAACAGAAGGAATTTACCTCCGCACAAGATGCGACGGCAGACTCTTTAACCTCAACCGCCTCAAGGCCAAAACAAAG ACAGAAGTGCTGGGCCAGGATGTAGAAGCACACCCAGCCATCACTATCGGTGACTATGAACTGAAGGCTGTGAACCACTTCACATATGTCGTGTCCACAGCGAGCAGCAATCTTTCCTTGGGCAAGGAGACCGACAAGATGATTGGAAAGTCAGCAACTACTCTCGCCCGTCTCACCACTCGAGTGTGGGAGAACCCCAAACTCTCTGTCAAGACAAAGATGGCCGTTGACAACGCATGCGTTCTCAGCACACTTCTCTTTGGGAGTGAAACGTGGTAG